TCATGGTTTCGGAATCAGTGAACGATGATCTTCCGTACTCCGTGTTATCAAAAAAATAGTCCAATTCCACTTTCCACCGATATTCCTGAGCATAAACCGAAGAAGAAAAAATCAACACCAGAAAGAAGAGAAACCTGTGTTTCATATTGTTTGCTTTTCGACGGTAAAGATAAGGAAAATTCCCTATATCTTCTTATGCACCCACTTCTTGCTTTGCAAATAAAACAGAGAAAAAAACATCAGCTGCCCCCAGTAGACATGCTCGGTTGTCCAGGCCCAGCTGACCGATAATCGGAGGTAAACAACTATAATCCAGGTATAAAAAACATATCCTAACAAGGTGATGATCTCATAAAGCAGTGCCCTTTGCGTATTTCCTGTTCCCGAAACTGCACTGAACAACACCGTCCCTATTGCATAAAAAGGCAGGGAGGTCAACAGCACGTACAACGGCGCTACCGTATCGTCAATAAGAGAAGTATCGTTCGTATAAATATGAATCATCAGTCGCGGAACAACCGCAACGATAAGGATAATGGCAAGCATCGAAAACAAACTGATAAGGGTAACCCGCTTGATCAAATTCAGCACTTCATTCTGCCGCCCGGCACCGATAGTATTGCTTACCATGGTGTTCACTGCCGAACCCAGCGCATGGGACGGAATGGTGACGATGGTGTATAAGCTGCGCACAATATTGGTCACGGCTAAAGAACGCTCACCCAGGTAGTTTTCTATAAACACAAAAAACATCAGCCAGGTCACGATGGATAACAGATACTGGAGCATCATGTAAATGGAAATATCCAGCACCTTTTTTACAACCGCCCACTTGAATGTAATTCTCCGAAAGCCATACTTCTCCAGGTCGACTGTTTTCCGGGTGTAAACAATGAAAAATAATGTGGATGACGCTTCGGCAATAACCGATGCCAGCGCGGCACCGCCAATTCCCATTTCAGGCAGTCCGAAGTTTCCGAAAATCAGTCCGTAATCGAGCACCAAATTCACCAGAGCCATGACCAGTGAATTTATCGTAAGGACCTTGGTACGGGCAATACCGATGTAAAACGCCCGGAAAGTGCTGTTTGCAAAAGCGAAAACAAAGCCATAGACGCGCCAGTCGAGATAATCGGAAACAGCCTCACTCACATTTTCCGATTCAAACAGACGCATCAGCATATCGGAGAATCCAAGCTTGAACACCGCGATCAACAACAGCGCCGGAACAAGAAG
This portion of the Petrimonas sulfuriphila genome encodes:
- a CDS encoding MATE family efflux transporter: MYSNRHVVKISLPILLSLLAQNIIQVIDTAFLGRVGEVELGASALAGIIYIAIYTIGFGFSMGSQILIGRRNGEKKFHQIGEIVIQGILFLLVPALLLIAVFKLGFSDMLMRLFESENVSEAVSDYLDWRVYGFVFAFANSTFRAFYIGIARTKVLTINSLVMALVNLVLDYGLIFGNFGLPEMGIGGAALASVIAEASSTLFFIVYTRKTVDLEKYGFRRITFKWAVVKKVLDISIYMMLQYLLSIVTWLMFFVFIENYLGERSLAVTNIVRSLYTIVTIPSHALGSAVNTMVSNTIGAGRQNEVLNLIKRVTLISLFSMLAIILIVAVVPRLMIHIYTNDTSLIDDTVAPLYVLLTSLPFYAIGTVLFSAVSGTGNTQRALLYEIITLLGYVFYTWIIVVYLRLSVSWAWTTEHVYWGQLMFFSLFYLQSKKWVHKKI